The Natrinema sp. SYSU A 869 DNA segment CGGTGGATCCTACGGCTCGGAAGTCGAGACGTTCGACCTGATGTCCGAAGGTGCAGTCGACATGTACACAGGCGGCTCTGACGCCTACGACGTTCACGCGCCCGAATACTACTTCTTCAACACGCCGTTCGTTCTCGAGAGCTTCGAGCATCAGCAAAAGATCATGGAAACGGACGAGTTCAACGAAGAAGTCTACCCTGCACTCGAGGAAGCAGGGATTCGGGTCGCAGGGCCTCGCGTGTACAGGGGGATGCGACACTTTACGTCGAACAAACCTGTCCGCGCTCCCGAAGACGTGCAGGGGATGGATCTACGGCTTCCGAGTCACGATGCATGGGTGAACGCGTGGGAATCTGTTGGTGCAAGTCCCACGCCTGTTTCGCTTGATGAGCTGTATTCGGGTCTTCAACAGGGTGTCGTCGGTGCGTCCGAAGGCCCGCCGGCTCAGATTTCGTCACTCAGTCTCTGGGAAGTTCAGGACTACTACAGTCTCACTAGCCATCTGCCCCAGAGCGGACAGATGTACGTCAGTACCAGCTTCTACGATGGACTGGACGAGTCCGATCAGGAGATGTTCGACGAAATCGTCAGTGAAGTCACGGAAGAGGCGACACAGTGGGCCCGGGACACGGAAGAGGAACTGCTCACCGAGATCGAAGAAAACGGAATGGAAATCATCGATGATGTCAACTCGGAGGCATTCTATGAGGCAGCCGCTCCTGCTATCGAACAACTATTCGAAGAAACCTATGCGGGTACCTGGGATGAGTGGCAGAACCTCTGAGATCGGCGGTCCGATGAAATCGGTGCTACTATAATACGGTGACCATTATTATTTGGCATGGATATCGATCAGTCACTAGGCTTGAAAAAAGACACGTGGTACGACAAAATTGTACTAAATATAGCAACATTTTTATTTATATTAATGTTGATGTTGACGTCACTTCAGATACTTGTTCGAGTCCTCAATCTCCCAATCAGCGGCGGAGCGTGGTGGACGGAACCGATTGCACGGTATTCGCTCATGACCGGGACGTTCGTTGGTGCGGCCGTCGCCTCCAGAAACGGTGAACATATTAAGATGAACATCGTTTCCAATCAGCTTACGAAACGATACCCATCAGTTGGAACGTTCGTCGATATCCTCGCGCAGGTATTGACAATCGCCTTCCTGATCATCTTGACGTATGCCGGATTCAGAGCGATGAGCCGGAACTGGGGGACCCCCATGATCGGTGTCAAGGCGGTTCCACAGGGCGGGATGTACGGTATCATCTCTGCCTCCCTCGCAATGATGGTCTTCTATGAACTGATCAATCTATGGACCCTACTAGCGAAAACCGATGTCAGCCAGCAAGTCATGAAGAAGGTCAATTATGCAAACAAGGAGGGCGAGTGAGATGGAACTACTACTGATTGCACTCATCTTCCTCGGAGGACTATTGGTCCTCTATGCGCTCGGTATGCCCGTCGCAGTCGCAATCGGGTCAGCATGCGTACTGATAATGCTCTCCCCGTTCGGTCCGTCCCTCAATTATGGACTGATGTCGAATCAGTTGATGCACGGCCTGAACTCGTTCACGTTGCTTGCAGTCCCGTTCTACCTCATGTTAGGTCGATTGATGAATCGGACGGACATGACGACGGAAGTGTTCGACTTTGCGAACGCCGTATTCGGCCGGATCCGCGGCGGCATCGCACAGGTCAATATCGGTGCGAGTGTCATCTTCTCCGGGATGTCGGGTCTGGCCGTCGCCGACGCGGCGGGACTCGGTCGAGTCGAGTACAATGCGATGCGCGAACAGGGGTACGATAAAAAGACGGCAATCGGCGTCACCGGCGCCTCGTCTATTATCGGCCCAATCATTCCACCGAGTGTTCCGATTATCCTGTACGGTGTTCTAGCCGAGGAGTCTATCGGTGCCCTCTTCCTCGCGGGAATCGTCCCCGGGCTGCTACTCGCCGCAGTGCTTTCCGTATTCACGTATCTCGTCGTTCGGTGGAAGGGATATGGAAAAGGTGAGGCAGTTGGTCTTCGGATGATCGGGCGTGAATTCTACAACGCCCTCCCTGCACTGTTGATCCCCATTTTCATTGTCGGTGGGATTCTCTCCGGCGTGTTCACCGCGACAGAGGCTGGCGCAGTCGCAGTCGTCTACGCGATCCTACTGGGCTTTTATCAGGGATCGCTCACGGGAGGTATCCTGCTCGAGGAGTTCCAAGAGGGAATGGTCGAGACGTTCGCTATTCTGTTCATTATCTCTCTGGCAATGTTGTACGGGCTCGTCGCGCTACAGCTTCGGATCCCGGTGATGTTAGCCGACGCTATTACGGGATTTACGACGGACCCGACGGTAGCGATTCTGATCTTCGTT contains these protein-coding regions:
- a CDS encoding TRAP transporter substrate-binding protein: MSGNQTTGGDSCLTNVTRRQAVKMGVTAAGLTSLAGCAGGDSGTTITLASVMEEGTSLVHAGKRFKERMEEESDGDITVDFSYGGSYGSEVETFDLMSEGAVDMYTGGSDAYDVHAPEYYFFNTPFVLESFEHQQKIMETDEFNEEVYPALEEAGIRVAGPRVYRGMRHFTSNKPVRAPEDVQGMDLRLPSHDAWVNAWESVGASPTPVSLDELYSGLQQGVVGASEGPPAQISSLSLWEVQDYYSLTSHLPQSGQMYVSTSFYDGLDESDQEMFDEIVSEVTEEATQWARDTEEELLTEIEENGMEIIDDVNSEAFYEAAAPAIEQLFEETYAGTWDEWQNL
- a CDS encoding TRAP transporter large permease; translation: MELLLIALIFLGGLLVLYALGMPVAVAIGSACVLIMLSPFGPSLNYGLMSNQLMHGLNSFTLLAVPFYLMLGRLMNRTDMTTEVFDFANAVFGRIRGGIAQVNIGASVIFSGMSGLAVADAAGLGRVEYNAMREQGYDKKTAIGVTGASSIIGPIIPPSVPIILYGVLAEESIGALFLAGIVPGLLLAAVLSVFTYLVVRWKGYGKGEAVGLRMIGREFYNALPALLIPIFIVGGILSGVFTATEAGAVAVVYAILLGFYQGSLTGGILLEEFQEGMVETFAILFIISLAMLYGLVALQLRIPVMLADAITGFTTDPTVAILIFVPMFMLIGTFMSITATIMIMVPILMPIIGTLGIDPIHFGIVMILSLMTGVVTPPLGSVLFVLEKVTDASLETVMRAMLLFYIPLLVVILIVALVPEVSTFLPNNFFF
- a CDS encoding TRAP transporter small permease, which gives rise to MDIDQSLGLKKDTWYDKIVLNIATFLFILMLMLTSLQILVRVLNLPISGGAWWTEPIARYSLMTGTFVGAAVASRNGEHIKMNIVSNQLTKRYPSVGTFVDILAQVLTIAFLIILTYAGFRAMSRNWGTPMIGVKAVPQGGMYGIISASLAMMVFYELINLWTLLAKTDVSQQVMKKVNYANKEGE